From a single Bacteroidia bacterium genomic region:
- a CDS encoding polyprenyl synthetase family protein, which produces MQNTTELKAAVEKYIENLGLDNRKPANLYQPMAYILSLKGKRIRPILTMLAYQAVSGQQPAHAMNLAVAVEVFHNFTLVHDDIMDRAPVRRGNATVHIKWDENVAILSGDALLAFSMDMVTRDFPEKAAQLVKEYTHVSLAVCEGQMEDMDLAIQTNATIPDYLEMIRKKTAALLGGCMSLGAIAGGADLEIVSQFREFGESLGIGFQLQDDLMDAFPPEGFGKQVGGDIIENKKTYLLLKAQELADPGQKSKIDELLQKNTESKVEEMLTLFRELDIEAHTQKLILSYFDRAKALGQALSQKTKFEPLRSYLQEIANRQI; this is translated from the coding sequence ATGCAGAATACCACTGAGCTAAAAGCCGCCGTAGAGAAGTATATAGAAAATCTCGGGCTGGACAATCGGAAACCAGCCAACTTGTACCAGCCAATGGCCTATATCCTGTCTCTAAAGGGAAAAAGAATTCGCCCGATACTGACGATGCTTGCCTATCAGGCCGTCTCCGGGCAACAGCCTGCCCATGCGATGAACCTGGCAGTGGCGGTGGAAGTATTTCATAATTTTACTCTCGTTCATGATGATATCATGGACCGTGCACCAGTGAGAAGGGGAAATGCCACCGTACATATCAAGTGGGATGAAAATGTGGCTATCCTCTCCGGCGATGCACTGCTTGCATTTTCCATGGATATGGTGACCCGTGATTTTCCCGAAAAGGCAGCACAACTGGTGAAAGAATATACCCATGTTTCATTGGCTGTCTGCGAAGGACAGATGGAAGATATGGATTTGGCGATTCAGACCAATGCCACCATTCCCGATTACCTGGAAATGATTCGCAAAAAAACAGCGGCTTTATTAGGGGGCTGTATGAGCCTCGGCGCAATTGCTGGCGGAGCAGACCTCGAAATTGTCAGCCAGTTTAGAGAATTTGGCGAAAGCCTGGGTATTGGCTTTCAACTTCAGGATGATCTGATGGACGCTTTTCCGCCGGAAGGATTTGGCAAACAGGTAGGCGGTGATATTATTGAAAATAAAAAAACCTACCTTTTGCTGAAAGCTCAGGAACTTGCTGATCCTGGCCAGAAGTCCAAAATTGATGAATTGTTGCAGAAAAATACGGAATCCAAGGTGGAGGAAATGCTGACCTTATTCCGCGAACTGGATATAGAAGCCCATACCCAAAAACTTATTCTCAGCTATTTTGACCGGGCCAAAGCTCTGGGACAAGCGCTCTCCCAAAAGACAAAGTTTGAACCCCTTCGGTCTTACCTCCAGGAAATCGCCAACCGGCAGATATAA